In the genome of Paenibacillus sp. FSL R5-0766, one region contains:
- a CDS encoding AAA family ATPase: MTNTSGSISKKKAIILVTGMSGTGKSTVLGELAHRGHRVIDTDYDGWSENVDGSGWLWHENRIDELLTEHSEGTLFISGCVSNQGKFYPMFDAVVLLSAPLEVILERITSRKTNDYGKTVEQREEIMQNVATVEPLLRAGATVEIDTRKPLDEVITELELIANSTS, from the coding sequence ATGACAAATACTTCGGGCTCAATATCAAAAAAGAAGGCAATAATTCTGGTGACAGGAATGTCGGGTACAGGTAAATCAACGGTTCTGGGCGAACTTGCTCATAGAGGGCATAGAGTTATCGACACCGATTATGATGGTTGGAGCGAGAATGTGGATGGTTCTGGGTGGTTATGGCACGAGAATCGAATCGATGAGCTGCTCACTGAACATAGCGAAGGTACTTTATTCATTTCGGGTTGTGTATCAAATCAGGGGAAGTTTTACCCGATGTTTGATGCAGTAGTGTTGTTAAGTGCCCCCCTCGAAGTAATCCTTGAACGTATAACTTCCCGTAAGACGAACGATTATGGAAAAACTGTCGAACAACGTGAAGAAATTATGCAAAACGTCGCTACTGTTGAGCCTCTCTTACGTGCTGGAGCTACTGTTGAGATCGACACCAGGAAGCCGCTTGATGAAGTTATAACCGAGCTTGAGCTCATTGCCAACTCCACTAGCTGA
- a CDS encoding cation:proton antiporter regulatory subunit, with protein sequence MHFKETDLPGIGRKYWLHTRSGEHLVIVIHNDERRDLFHMESGDTPEEVGDMVSLVTLDDDEARAVAAIVGGMTYKPKFQDEREVMLEGLLIEWLRIEPHAASVGMTIGELDIRQATGAVILAVVTKDKEKHFNPGPDYAFTAGATIVVAGERNQIKHLKQLLTDGRT encoded by the coding sequence ATGCACTTTAAAGAGACAGACTTGCCAGGGATTGGGCGTAAATACTGGCTGCATACCCGTAGTGGTGAGCACTTGGTCATTGTGATTCATAACGACGAGCGACGTGACCTGTTCCATATGGAGTCAGGGGATACGCCTGAAGAGGTGGGCGATATGGTATCACTTGTCACCCTGGACGATGATGAAGCCCGGGCAGTAGCCGCCATCGTTGGTGGTATGACCTATAAACCGAAGTTTCAGGATGAGCGTGAAGTGATGCTTGAAGGGCTGTTAATCGAATGGCTACGGATTGAGCCCCACGCCGCAAGCGTAGGCATGACGATTGGTGAACTGGATATCCGTCAGGCTACGGGCGCCGTAATTCTCGCTGTTGTGACCAAGGATAAGGAGAAGCATTTTAATCCAGGCCCGGATTATGCTTTTACCGCTGGGGCTACAATTGTAGTTGCCGGTGAACGGAATCAGATCAAACATCTCAAACAATTGTTGACTGATGGACGGACTTAG
- a CDS encoding cyclase family protein yields MSNELIQAIQLLKEKKWVDLTHTFGPGSPHFSAFEAAQFDTLFDHDQGFFAQSFKFPGQYGTHLDAPIHFVRDTRYLDELGLKELVLPLVVIDQSAEVENNPDFTLEVEHILAFEREHGVIEAGSFVALRTDWSKRWPNHETFDNKDDEGNSHAPGWSVSALMFLFEERKVQAIGHETFDTDSAVDYQKNGALLAEYYVLAQDTYQVELLTNLDQVPAKGAVIFNIVPKAEKASGFPVRSFAILP; encoded by the coding sequence ATGTCCAACGAACTCATTCAAGCCATTCAATTGTTAAAAGAAAAGAAATGGGTGGATCTGACTCATACGTTTGGTCCAGGCTCTCCACATTTTTCAGCTTTTGAGGCAGCGCAATTCGATACACTGTTTGATCACGATCAAGGCTTCTTTGCCCAGAGCTTCAAGTTCCCGGGTCAATACGGGACACATCTTGATGCGCCGATCCACTTCGTTCGGGATACCCGTTATCTGGATGAACTAGGTTTGAAGGAGCTTGTGCTCCCGCTTGTGGTCATTGACCAGTCTGCCGAAGTAGAGAACAATCCGGATTTTACACTGGAAGTGGAGCATATTCTTGCATTTGAAAGAGAGCATGGCGTGATTGAAGCTGGAAGCTTTGTAGCCTTACGTACCGATTGGAGCAAACGCTGGCCTAACCATGAAACATTTGATAACAAGGATGATGAGGGCAACAGTCATGCCCCTGGATGGTCGGTTAGTGCACTCATGTTTTTATTTGAGGAGAGAAAAGTGCAAGCCATTGGGCATGAAACCTTTGACACGGATTCCGCCGTGGATTATCAGAAAAATGGAGCACTTCTGGCAGAATATTATGTACTTGCCCAGGATACATATCAAGTTGAGCTGTTAACCAACCTGGATCAGGTGCCAGCTAAAGGCGCGGTGATCTTCAACATTGTACCAAAGGCGGAGAAAGCTTCTGGTTTTCCAGTCCGGTCTTTTGCCATTTTGCCTTAA
- a CDS encoding DUF421 domain-containing protein — protein sequence MDWIWKSILLVLVGMILLRIAGRKSISQMNVATTVIMISIGTTIVQPVANHELGKAIGSATVFIATLLLVERLKIKFNLFEQLLSGSSKIVVENGEISITNLKKMRYTVDQLETQLRLNGISNLSDLEIATLEPNGQLAYALKPHARPVTMGDLEKLLGGTPNLTNTNSNDIFQEVSTGSHTYPIDPELE from the coding sequence ATGGACTGGATATGGAAATCCATTTTGTTAGTACTCGTAGGTATGATTCTTCTACGAATTGCAGGGCGCAAATCAATCTCACAAATGAATGTCGCTACTACAGTCATCATGATCTCAATCGGTACAACCATTGTGCAACCTGTTGCAAATCATGAACTAGGAAAGGCAATTGGGTCAGCCACCGTTTTTATTGCAACACTGCTCTTGGTAGAGAGACTAAAGATTAAATTTAATCTGTTCGAACAGTTATTGAGCGGAAGCTCCAAAATCGTGGTAGAGAATGGTGAGATCAGCATCACTAATTTAAAAAAAATGCGTTACACCGTAGATCAGTTAGAAACCCAGTTACGACTAAATGGAATATCCAACCTGAGCGATCTGGAGATAGCAACATTGGAACCGAATGGCCAACTTGCCTATGCTCTAAAGCCGCACGCTCGTCCCGTCACCATGGGTGATTTGGAAAAACTGTTGGGAGGCACTCCCAATCTAACAAATACCAATTCGAATGATATCTTTCAGGAAGTAAGTACGGGCAGTCATACGTATCCTATCGATCCCGAGCTAGAATAA
- a CDS encoding alpha/beta hydrolase gives MKKSLPSYQTTHPYWKQYQNFFPEEVRLNDDTAPEEEWWESNGVHLHIDRLPAPESSIKILFIHGAGGNGRLLAPYARMLQRHGYEVVSPDLPPYGLSYAMSGTRINYELWIELLVSLIEREYKKDGKPIVVLGSSIGGMLAYHTSARSKRVKGLIATTFVDTSNPEMRDQLAPNRLVSRAGKRMMDLFPGLLDHVPISVKQVSRMQLITNNKDLTRLIMDDPQAAATRIPLELLRTFLNKKPEVSPEQFNQCPVLLVHPELDPMTPIRFSQSFFDRLVVDKECVILEGAGHFPIEQPGLNQLEVAVLRFLQQIQ, from the coding sequence ATGAAAAAAAGTTTGCCTTCCTATCAGACAACACATCCCTATTGGAAACAGTATCAGAACTTTTTTCCGGAAGAAGTGAGGCTGAACGATGATACAGCTCCTGAAGAAGAATGGTGGGAATCGAATGGCGTTCATCTTCATATCGATCGATTACCCGCGCCTGAATCTTCAATCAAAATCTTGTTTATTCATGGTGCTGGAGGCAATGGCAGGTTGCTCGCTCCTTATGCCCGAATGTTGCAGCGACATGGATACGAGGTGGTATCGCCAGATCTTCCGCCGTATGGGTTAAGTTATGCAATGTCTGGTACACGTATCAACTACGAACTATGGATAGAGCTGCTTGTGTCACTCATCGAACGGGAATACAAGAAAGACGGCAAGCCAATCGTTGTATTGGGAAGTAGTATCGGAGGTATGCTTGCCTATCACACCAGTGCACGCAGCAAGCGTGTTAAGGGTTTGATCGCAACTACTTTTGTAGATACGAGTAACCCGGAAATGCGTGATCAGCTTGCACCGAATCGTCTGGTAAGCCGGGCGGGAAAACGGATGATGGATCTGTTCCCTGGTCTGCTGGATCATGTACCTATTTCGGTCAAACAGGTATCCCGAATGCAACTGATTACTAATAATAAGGACTTAACCCGGCTTATTATGGATGATCCACAAGCGGCAGCTACACGTATTCCGTTGGAATTATTAAGAACATTCCTTAATAAAAAACCGGAGGTAAGCCCGGAACAGTTCAACCAGTGTCCGGTCCTGTTGGTTCACCCTGAACTGGACCCCATGACACCAATCAGGTTCAGCCAATCTTTTTTTGATCGTCTGGTGGTAGACAAGGAATGTGTGATCTTGGAAGGGGCAGGCCATTTTCCTATAGAGCAGCCAGGGCTGAACCAGTTGGAGGTAGCGGTACTACGATTTTTACAACAAATTCAATGA
- a CDS encoding type 1 glutamine amidotransferase family protein, giving the protein MQTKNVYLYVFDTMSDWEIGYLTAELNSGRYFRKEIKPLQVVTVGVDKHSVTTMGGLNILPHISIDECTLKGDDVIILPGGNTWMDTIHDPLLKKVAASIEEGTVIAAICGATVALAKIGILDSRQHTSNDLEYLKMICPEYTGETYYQTEPAVTDGNIVTASGIAPLEFTMHVLKLLNVFAPETLQAWFNLYQTHESKYFYRLMNSIAPE; this is encoded by the coding sequence ATGCAAACGAAGAACGTATATCTATATGTATTTGATACGATGTCAGACTGGGAGATAGGATATCTAACTGCTGAATTGAACTCGGGAAGGTATTTCAGGAAAGAAATCAAGCCTTTACAGGTCGTAACCGTAGGCGTGGATAAACATTCGGTAACTACCATGGGCGGATTGAACATCCTTCCCCATATTTCTATTGATGAATGTACATTGAAAGGTGACGACGTCATCATTCTTCCGGGAGGAAACACCTGGATGGACACCATCCATGATCCCCTATTGAAAAAAGTTGCTGCCTCTATAGAAGAGGGTACGGTTATTGCAGCGATTTGCGGTGCGACGGTTGCACTTGCAAAAATAGGGATACTGGATTCCAGACAACATACAAGCAATGATTTAGAATACCTGAAGATGATATGCCCAGAATATACTGGGGAAACATATTATCAAACGGAGCCAGCAGTAACCGATGGAAATATAGTTACTGCATCTGGAATAGCTCCGTTAGAATTTACGATGCATGTGTTGAAGCTGTTGAATGTCTTTGCACCAGAAACATTACAGGCCTGGTTCAATCTGTATCAGACTCATGAGTCCAAATACTTCTACCGGTTAATGAATTCTATTGCACCTGAATAA
- a CDS encoding expansin EXLX1 family cellulose-binding protein, which yields MNKKSRFQRLKWAGTGMLLSLVLFALPASAAWNDTYQGYATYTGSGYSGGAVLLDPIPADMKITALNPFQLNYNGVKAALAGAYLEVQGPKGKTTVYVTDLYPEGASGALDLSPNAFNLIGDPKAGKIDISWKVVKAPIQGNVSYRIKEGSSQWWAAIQVRNHKYPVLKFEVKQKDGTWLNLEKQDYNHFLGTGLGKEKLNVRITDIRGQVLNDTIPALPNDGSGGAYIVPGNVQFPD from the coding sequence ATGAACAAGAAAAGTAGATTTCAACGGTTAAAATGGGCCGGTACAGGAATGTTGCTCAGTCTCGTATTATTTGCTCTGCCTGCATCTGCTGCATGGAATGATACATATCAGGGTTACGCGACGTATACAGGCTCAGGTTACTCGGGAGGTGCAGTGTTGCTTGATCCCATCCCGGCAGACATGAAGATTACTGCACTTAATCCGTTCCAACTCAATTATAACGGTGTCAAAGCCGCTTTAGCGGGAGCCTATCTCGAGGTGCAGGGTCCTAAAGGCAAAACAACCGTCTATGTAACAGATCTCTATCCAGAAGGCGCCAGTGGAGCGCTGGATCTCTCACCGAATGCCTTTAACCTGATCGGTGACCCAAAGGCAGGTAAAATCGATATCAGCTGGAAAGTGGTCAAAGCTCCAATTCAAGGCAACGTCTCCTATCGGATCAAGGAAGGCAGCAGTCAGTGGTGGGCAGCCATTCAGGTTCGCAATCACAAATATCCGGTGCTGAAGTTCGAAGTGAAACAGAAGGATGGTACGTGGCTCAATCTTGAAAAGCAAGACTATAATCATTTCCTCGGAACCGGATTGGGCAAAGAAAAACTAAACGTTCGTATTACCGATATTCGCGGTCAGGTATTGAATGACACGATCCCGGCTCTGCCTAATGATGGGTCAGGCGGTGCATATATCGTACCGGGCAATGTACAGTTTCCCGATTGA
- the gdhA gene encoding NADP-specific glutamate dehydrogenase codes for MSTITKETTESVQVTAAEYVHSVYESVVARNPYEDEFHQAVKEILDSLIPVIEAHPKYKNHSLLEQLVEPERVITFRVPWVDDQGKVQVNRGFRVQFNSAIGPYKGGLRFHPSVYSGIIKFLGFEQIFKNALTGLPIGGGKGGSDFDPKGKSDLEVMRFTQSFMTELYKYIGSDTDVPAGDIGVGAREIGYMFGQYKRIHGGHEAGVLTGKGLLYGGSLARKEATGFGCVYFVKEMLQSKGLSFQDSTVVVSGSGNVSIYAIQKAQELGATVVACSDSGGYIHDPQGINLDTVKRLKEVDRLRISEYIKEHPHATYTEGCEGIWSIPCDIALPCATQNEIDEEAAALLIKGGVKAIGEGANMPSTLAAIDVFHGAGVLFGPAKAANAGGVAVSALEMSQNSMRLSWSFEEVDAKLHDIMKNIYTSCVEAAEEYGCEGNLVAGANIAGFLKVADSMIAQGVV; via the coding sequence GTGTCCACGATAACAAAAGAAACTACAGAGTCCGTTCAAGTTACTGCCGCAGAATATGTTCATTCCGTTTACGAGTCGGTTGTCGCCAGAAATCCGTACGAAGACGAGTTCCATCAGGCTGTCAAAGAAATTCTGGATTCCCTTATTCCTGTTATTGAAGCACACCCCAAGTATAAGAACCATAGTCTGTTGGAACAGCTTGTTGAACCCGAACGTGTAATCACATTCCGTGTCCCATGGGTAGATGATCAGGGCAAAGTTCAGGTTAACCGTGGATTCCGGGTGCAATTCAACAGTGCCATTGGCCCTTACAAAGGTGGACTTCGCTTCCATCCTTCTGTATACTCGGGCATCATCAAGTTCCTTGGCTTCGAACAGATCTTCAAAAATGCTTTGACCGGTCTGCCCATTGGCGGTGGTAAAGGTGGTTCTGACTTCGATCCCAAAGGAAAATCGGATCTGGAAGTCATGCGTTTCACGCAAAGCTTCATGACAGAGCTGTACAAATATATCGGTTCCGATACGGATGTACCGGCAGGTGACATTGGTGTAGGCGCACGGGAAATCGGTTACATGTTCGGCCAATACAAACGTATCCATGGCGGGCATGAGGCAGGCGTATTGACAGGAAAAGGTCTGCTGTACGGAGGAAGCTTGGCACGTAAGGAAGCTACTGGCTTCGGCTGTGTGTACTTCGTGAAGGAGATGTTGCAATCCAAGGGGCTCAGCTTCCAAGACAGCACAGTCGTTGTCTCTGGCTCTGGTAATGTGTCCATCTATGCCATTCAGAAGGCACAGGAGCTTGGAGCTACAGTCGTGGCGTGTAGTGACTCAGGTGGCTATATACACGATCCACAAGGCATCAACCTGGATACCGTGAAACGTCTGAAAGAGGTTGATCGTCTTCGCATCAGCGAATACATCAAAGAACACCCGCATGCTACATATACCGAAGGCTGTGAAGGCATCTGGTCCATCCCTTGTGATATTGCTCTTCCATGTGCGACGCAAAATGAGATCGATGAAGAAGCTGCGGCCCTTCTAATCAAAGGTGGCGTGAAGGCCATTGGCGAAGGCGCGAATATGCCTTCCACCCTGGCTGCCATTGACGTCTTCCACGGCGCAGGCGTGCTGTTCGGTCCAGCCAAAGCGGCTAATGCCGGCGGTGTAGCCGTGTCTGCTCTTGAAATGTCACAGAACAGCATGCGGTTGTCCTGGTCATTTGAAGAAGTAGACGCCAAGTTGCATGACATCATGAAGAACATCTACACCAGCTGTGTAGAAGCTGCTGAAGAGTATGGCTGTGAAGGCAACCTCGTAGCCGGAGCGAATATCGCCGGTTTCCTCAAGGTAGCTGATTCCATGATTGCTCAAGGTGTAGTTTAA
- a CDS encoding NADP-dependent oxidoreductase, whose product MKAIVIEKFGGAEQLKEQEVAKPRCGVNQVLIRTHATSVNPVDFKIRQGDMKEAAENFPLILGGDVAGIVAEAGSNVTRFREGDRVFARPRQFGTYAEYVAVDADIIARIPEQLSFEEAAAIPLAAMTAWQALVDHGRLGKGQKVLIHAGAGGVGTYAIQIAKSLGAEVASTASESNEALLRSLGVDHFINYKKEDFSEILSGYDVVLDTMGGDIQRDSFKVLKSGGHLVSLVEQPDEKLAKEAGVTANVFMMEPKGDQLDQLAELAAEGKLKSIIDGMYPLTQQGVREAHEKSETHHTRGKLVIQVQ is encoded by the coding sequence ATGAAAGCAATTGTGATTGAGAAATTTGGTGGAGCGGAACAATTGAAGGAACAGGAAGTAGCCAAGCCAAGATGTGGAGTGAATCAGGTGTTAATCCGAACGCATGCCACGTCGGTGAATCCGGTAGACTTCAAAATCAGACAAGGTGATATGAAAGAAGCAGCGGAGAATTTTCCGTTGATTCTGGGCGGCGATGTTGCGGGTATTGTGGCTGAAGCAGGTTCCAATGTCACGCGGTTCAGAGAAGGTGATCGGGTATTTGCGCGTCCGCGTCAATTCGGGACCTATGCAGAATATGTTGCTGTCGATGCAGACATTATAGCCCGTATACCGGAGCAACTGAGTTTCGAGGAAGCGGCAGCGATCCCGCTGGCTGCGATGACGGCTTGGCAAGCCCTTGTGGATCATGGACGTTTAGGCAAAGGGCAGAAGGTACTCATTCATGCAGGTGCAGGTGGTGTGGGAACGTATGCAATTCAAATCGCCAAGTCCTTAGGCGCTGAAGTGGCTTCCACGGCAAGTGAATCAAACGAAGCGTTGCTTCGCTCGTTGGGTGTGGATCATTTTATCAACTATAAAAAAGAAGATTTCTCGGAGATTCTCTCCGGTTATGATGTTGTACTGGACACCATGGGCGGTGATATTCAGCGCGACAGCTTCAAGGTGTTAAAGTCTGGCGGACATCTGGTATCCTTGGTGGAACAACCGGATGAGAAGCTTGCCAAGGAAGCCGGAGTAACGGCCAACGTCTTCATGATGGAGCCCAAAGGGGATCAACTGGATCAGCTGGCTGAACTGGCTGCGGAAGGCAAGCTCAAATCGATTATTGATGGAATGTACCCACTAACTCAACAGGGAGTACGTGAAGCACATGAGAAGAGTGAAACCCATCATACCCGAGGGAAACTGGTTATTCAGGTGCAATAG
- a CDS encoding pentapeptide repeat-containing protein yields the protein MSNQPFASTASPHLSADCEQCFGLCCVALPYGKSSDFAFDKASGTPCPNLRTDNRCGIHTQLRQKGFKGCTVYDCFGAGQKLSQVTYAGKDWRDHPESASEMFDCLPALRQLHELLSYMKEMMMRPETSSLHSAFGELYEEVERLSNLEPAALLRLDIASYRSSVNQLLVQASEMVRANVPPTAHGQGKSKKSKKRTGSDFFGANLKGADLRGASFRGALMIAADLRNADTRNADWIGADLRDTDLGDADLRGGIFLTQSQINAAKGNVNTKLPDHLNIPSHWV from the coding sequence TTGTCTAACCAACCATTTGCCAGCACTGCGAGTCCTCATCTTAGCGCAGACTGTGAGCAATGTTTTGGCCTGTGCTGTGTTGCCTTGCCCTATGGCAAGTCATCTGACTTTGCTTTTGATAAAGCCAGCGGCACACCCTGTCCCAATCTGCGCACGGACAATCGCTGCGGTATCCATACTCAGCTTCGGCAGAAAGGGTTCAAAGGTTGCACGGTATATGACTGTTTCGGAGCTGGACAGAAGCTGTCCCAAGTGACCTACGCGGGCAAAGATTGGCGTGATCATCCAGAGTCTGCAAGCGAGATGTTCGATTGTCTGCCTGCCTTGCGACAACTTCACGAGTTGCTCAGTTATATGAAGGAAATGATGATGAGACCGGAGACGTCATCCCTTCACTCGGCATTTGGTGAGTTATATGAGGAGGTTGAGCGCTTGAGCAATCTGGAGCCTGCGGCTCTTCTCCGTCTGGACATCGCCAGTTATCGGTCCAGTGTGAATCAACTCTTGGTCCAGGCAAGTGAGATGGTACGCGCGAATGTGCCACCCACCGCTCATGGACAAGGGAAGTCGAAGAAGAGTAAAAAACGTACCGGAAGTGACTTTTTTGGTGCCAATTTAAAAGGGGCTGACCTGCGGGGCGCAAGCTTCCGAGGGGCTTTAATGATCGCAGCCGATCTCCGAAATGCAGATACACGAAATGCGGATTGGATTGGCGCAGACTTGCGGGATACGGATCTGGGCGATGCAGACCTGAGAGGTGGCATCTTCCTGACGCAATCCCAGATTAATGCAGCCAAAGGTAATGTGAATACCAAGTTGCCGGATCATCTTAACATTCCCTCACACTGGGTGTAG
- a CDS encoding PhzF family phenazine biosynthesis protein — MEVEVSTLHAFSDQAHGGNPAGVVLQAAHLSETQMQEIARQVGFSETAFVMPSDQADFKVRYFTPSDEVDLCGHATIALFYIMKTQLLVNVGTYTLETLAGILKVDIEVNGEVYLSQTLPEFGEIVDRQQITDSLRISMEDLHAELPVQIVSTGLPDIMIAVKDIDVLTKIDPDFQRITEISRAHHAIGYHVFTLESDDMDVLAECRNFAPLYDIPEESATGTSNGAMLCYLSQYNQLTDPHLHTYTIRQGYTMNRPSEIRARLTLGSSNEITQIQVGGNAIHIENIQIHLP, encoded by the coding sequence ATGGAAGTAGAAGTAAGTACATTACATGCATTTTCGGATCAGGCTCATGGCGGAAACCCCGCAGGTGTTGTTTTACAAGCAGCTCATTTGTCTGAAACCCAGATGCAGGAGATTGCCAGACAAGTCGGTTTTTCAGAGACTGCATTTGTTATGCCGTCGGATCAGGCTGATTTCAAAGTGCGTTACTTTACCCCAAGTGATGAAGTCGATCTATGTGGACATGCCACAATTGCTTTGTTTTATATAATGAAGACACAGCTGCTCGTTAATGTTGGTACATATACACTGGAGACACTGGCCGGAATTCTTAAAGTTGATATCGAAGTCAATGGAGAAGTCTATCTGTCTCAGACGTTGCCGGAGTTTGGGGAGATCGTGGATCGACAGCAGATTACCGATTCGTTACGTATTTCTATGGAGGATTTGCATGCTGAACTACCTGTACAGATTGTGTCTACCGGGCTACCCGATATCATGATAGCCGTTAAAGATATTGATGTTCTGACCAAAATCGATCCTGACTTCCAGCGTATCACTGAAATAAGCAGGGCTCATCATGCCATAGGTTATCACGTGTTTACACTCGAATCAGATGATATGGACGTTCTGGCAGAATGCCGTAATTTTGCACCGCTTTATGATATACCGGAAGAGAGCGCAACGGGCACATCCAATGGTGCAATGCTCTGTTATTTATCCCAGTACAACCAGCTTACAGATCCTCATCTTCACACGTACACGATCAGACAAGGGTATACCATGAACCGCCCCTCCGAGATCCGAGCCAGATTAACGCTGGGCAGCTCTAATGAAATCACACAGATTCAGGTTGGCGGTAATGCAATTCATATCGAAAACATTCAAATACACCTCCCTTAA
- a CDS encoding cation:proton antiporter — protein MDMLIFEVGIAVALITLTGLISSRLRFSVIPFYILIGMAVGPHAPQIGIVDLRFIESSTFIEFMGRLGILFLLFYLGLEFSVSRLLKSGKAILTGGMFYVGLNFVSGLLLGWFMDLPLQETLVVCGIMTSSSTAIVAKVLVDLKRTANPETEIIMGMIMFDDLFIAIHISILTGLVLSGATSFLSVLLVSLSALLFIVLFLIIGRKSIKYIDKALNIKSSELFLLTVMTLLFLVAGFSETLHVAEAIGALMMGLVLGESRHVSRIEHQIMPFKDFFGAIFFFSFGLTIEPASLGGAVGMTIIAVILTIASNYGAGMIAGRLAGMSPKASLNVGFTLVSRGEFSIIMANIGKAGGLMASIQSFAVLYVLILAVLGPILTKESPRIYASYERLRKRMKRRETG, from the coding sequence ATGGATATGCTCATATTCGAAGTGGGAATTGCCGTTGCGCTGATTACACTTACTGGGCTGATATCTTCACGATTACGATTTTCGGTCATTCCGTTCTATATCCTGATTGGTATGGCTGTTGGACCACATGCACCACAGATCGGCATAGTGGATTTACGTTTTATCGAAAGTTCGACCTTTATTGAATTTATGGGCAGGCTTGGCATTTTGTTTTTGTTATTTTATCTGGGTTTGGAGTTCTCGGTCTCCCGTTTATTAAAGTCTGGTAAAGCCATTCTGACCGGGGGCATGTTCTATGTTGGTCTGAATTTTGTCTCTGGATTGTTGTTGGGGTGGTTCATGGATCTGCCCCTTCAGGAGACACTTGTTGTCTGCGGGATCATGACCAGCTCTTCTACAGCCATTGTAGCTAAAGTGCTGGTTGATCTGAAACGCACGGCAAACCCTGAAACAGAGATTATCATGGGCATGATCATGTTCGATGACTTGTTCATCGCGATTCATATCTCCATCCTGACTGGGCTTGTGCTCAGCGGGGCAACTTCATTCTTAAGTGTTCTACTGGTATCGCTGTCTGCCCTGCTGTTTATTGTGCTGTTCCTGATTATTGGCAGGAAAAGCATCAAATATATTGATAAGGCACTGAATATCAAGTCATCAGAGTTGTTCCTGCTTACCGTCATGACACTGCTCTTCCTGGTGGCTGGTTTCTCGGAGACACTGCATGTAGCGGAAGCTATTGGAGCGTTGATGATGGGACTTGTGCTGGGCGAATCAAGACATGTGAGTCGGATTGAACATCAGATCATGCCTTTCAAAGATTTTTTTGGTGCAATTTTCTTCTTCAGTTTTGGCCTGACCATCGAGCCGGCTTCACTTGGCGGAGCTGTTGGGATGACGATTATTGCCGTTATTCTGACGATTGCCAGTAACTATGGTGCAGGTATGATTGCTGGCAGATTGGCTGGAATGAGCCCTAAGGCCTCGTTGAATGTGGGCTTTACCCTGGTCTCCCGGGGCGAATTCTCCATTATCATGGCAAACATCGGCAAGGCCGGAGGGCTGATGGCATCCATCCAATCGTTTGCCGTGTTGTATGTGTTAATTCTGGCTGTGCTGGGGCCGATCCTGACCAAAGAATCTCCGCGGATTTACGCATCGTATGAGCGACTAAGGAAGCGGATGAAACGAAGGGAAACAGGATGA
- a CDS encoding GreA/GreB family elongation factor: MNHRTSRHNCREKLVSQLFTFGEEKRTFLDAYFDVRDPERIQLEKQLSAYTEYVEKLLLGPDEDLDSAVLIGSHIDFEYLDFHTSDSFMIVMPEDTDPDEGRISFLSPVGSQLLLGSVGEVRSVHTPSGSMRIRITGIELRSETLNEPALGGADHAL, from the coding sequence ATGAACCATAGGACTTCCCGCCATAATTGCAGAGAGAAGCTGGTGAGCCAGCTATTTACATTCGGTGAAGAGAAAAGAACATTTCTCGACGCCTATTTCGACGTGCGCGATCCAGAGCGGATACAGTTGGAAAAACAACTGTCGGCATATACGGAGTATGTGGAAAAACTGCTCCTGGGCCCGGATGAAGATCTGGACTCGGCTGTATTGATCGGCAGTCATATTGATTTTGAATATCTCGATTTTCATACGTCAGATTCGTTCATGATTGTTATGCCAGAAGATACCGATCCTGATGAGGGGCGTATTTCCTTCCTCTCTCCAGTAGGGAGTCAATTACTGCTTGGCAGTGTAGGGGAAGTTAGGTCTGTTCATACACCATCAGGTTCCATGAGAATCCGCATCACGGGGATTGAGCTGAGGAGCGAAACCTTGAACGAGCCGGCCCTAGGGGGTGCAGATCATGCACTTTAA